Proteins encoded by one window of Glycine soja cultivar W05 chromosome 15, ASM419377v2, whole genome shotgun sequence:
- the LOC114386639 gene encoding uncharacterized protein LOC114386639, whose translation MDWFSWLSKSGLEPSLVYEYGLTFAHNELEEEDMFYFNHEFLQSMGISIAKHRLEILKLARKEKGKSPRAVARLAVAIKRTKNTFASYVRTLMHKEESSSSNSALVVVPVPPSRSSSSGLGKRWKSAMMKRGKKQETLFLTNGSSTVVPAQPGFSSPVVYHFQKDEKMGGDDDDGYWSAAVEEIKWDTMFQDLKPN comes from the coding sequence ATGGATTGGTTCTCATGGCTTTCAAAAAGTGGGCTTGAGCCATCCCTAGTGTACGAGTATGGCCTTACCTTTGCTCACAACGAGCTCGAAGAAGAAGACATGTTTTACTTCAACCACGAGTTTCTCCAAAGCATGGGCATCTCCATAGCAAAGCACAGACTAGAGATCCTCAAGCTTGCCAGAAAAGAGAAGGGAAAGAGCCCACGCGCGGTGGCAAGGCTCGCGGTGGCAATCAAGAGGACTAAGAACACCTTTGCCAGCTATGTAAGGACTTTGATGCACAAagaagaatcatcatcatctaatTCAGCACTTGTTGTAGTGCCAGTGCCACCATCAAGGTCTAGTAGTAGTGGTTTGGGGAAAAGATGGAAGAGTGCTATGATGAAGAGGGGCAAAAAGCAAGAGACACTCTTTCTCACTAATGGAAGTTCCACGGTAGTTCCAGCTCAGCCTGGTTTTTCTAGTCCTGTGGTCTACCATTTCCAGAAGGATGAGAAGATGGGtggagatgatgatgatggctATTGGTCTGCCGCTGTTGAAGAGATCAAATGGGATACCATGTTTCAGGATCTAAAGCCAAACTGa
- the LOC114386754 gene encoding amino acid transporter AVT6E-like isoform X1: MSHRKDTNNYSSLPISSYLELQPQNDSSKSLQRPTFDESEVYLGSKVDHDDDDDLEIDIDNYPLVVMGPNHGSGIPGAVFNLTTTVIGAGIMALPATMKVLGVVLGIVLIIIMGILSEISVELLVRFSVLCKASSYGEVVQHAMGRPARILSEICIIVNNAGVLVVYLIIIGDVMSGSVHHLGVFDQLMGNGVWDQRKLVIFVVMVVFLAPLCSLDKIDSLSLTSAASVALAILFVLVTFTVAFIKLVEGRIDAPRMAPDFSSKTAILDLLVVIPIMTNAYVCHFNLQPIYNELEQRSPQKMNRVGRYTTILCILVYSSTAISGYLLFGKDTESDVLTNFDKDLGIRFSSALNYIVRVGYILHLILVFPVIHFSLRQTVDALVFEGSPPLSESRKRSLGLTVVLLVLIYIGSTMIPSIWTAFKFTGATTAVSLGFIFPSLVALRLSHQGDLSYGERILSWLMLVLAVTVSIVGVVGNIYSLESKS, encoded by the coding sequence ATGTCTCACAGAAAGGATACCAACAATTATTCTTCCTTACCCATTAGCTCGTATCTAGAATTGCAGCCTCAAAATGATTCCTCAAAATCCTTACAAAGGCCTACTTTTGACGAATCCGAGGTGTATTTGGGATCCAAGGTCGATCACGACGACGATGACGATTTGGAAATCGACATCGATAATTATCCCCTTGTCGTTATGGGGCCCAATCACGGTTCTGGGATACCTGGTGCTGTTTTCAATTTAACAACCACTGTTATTGGGGCAGGGATTATGGCCCTCCCTGCCACTATGAAAGTTCTAGGAGTGGTTTTGGGGATTGTTTTGATCATTATTATGGGAATTTTGTCTGAAATTAGCGTCGAATTGTTGGTGAGGTTTTCTGTTTTGTGTAAGGCATCCTCCTATGGGGAGGTTGTTCAACATGCTATGGGAAGGCCTGCCAGGATTTTGTCAGAAATTTGTATTATTGTCAACAATGCTGGTGTTTTGGTGGTTTACTTGATAATCATAGGGGATGTTATGTCTGGTTCCGTTCACCATTTGGGGGTTTTTGATCAGTTAATGGGGAACGGGGTGTGGGATCAGAGGAAGCTTGTCATTTTTGTTGTCATGGTGGTTTTCCTTGCCCCCCTTTGTTCACTTGACAAGATTGATTCGTTGAGCTTGACTTCGGCCGCCTCAGTGGCTCTTGCTATCTTGTTTGTCCTTGTCACTTTTACTGTTGCTTTCATCAAGCTCGTGGAAGGACGGATTGATGCTCCCAGGATGGCTCCTGATTTTAGCTCTAAAACTGCCATCTTGGATTTGCTTGTCGTGATTCCCATCATGACTAATGCATATGTTTGCCATTTTAATTTGCAGCCGATATATAACGAGCTTGAACAGCGGTCTCCTCAGAAGATGAACCGAGTTGGAAGGTACACCACAATTTTGTGCATCCTAGTTTATTCTTCCACTGCCATATCGGGTTACCTGCTCTTTGGGAAAGATACTGAGTCTGATGTGCTGACTAATTTTGATAAGGATCTTGGAATTCGGTTTAGCTCAGCCTTGAACTATATTGTCCGGGTTGGCTACATTCTTCATTTGATACTTGTTTTCCCTGTAATTCATTTCTCACTACGCCAAACAGTGGATGCACTAGTGTTTGAAGGATCACCACCTCTATCAGAAAGTAGGAAGAGATCTCTGGGGTTGACTGTGGTTCTGTTGGTCCTCATATATATTGGCTCTACCATGATTCCAAGCATATGGACAGCTTTTAAGTTCACCGGGGCAACCACGGCTGTTTCATTGGGTTTTATATTTCCTTCTCTTGTTGCATTGAGATTAAGTCATCAGGGGGATTTAAGCTATGGGGAAAGGATTTTATCTTGGTTGATGTTAGTATTAGCTGTGACTGTTAGCATAGTAGGAGTTGTTGGCAATATCTATAGCCTTGAGAGTAAGTCTTAG
- the LOC114387735 gene encoding uncharacterized protein LOC114387735, with product MSMASPSSRNQTSSPRSYSSAFASTSTSSTSFSPVRVQEHRPLPSKSERNKDAVSSSSEKRTCMCSPTNHPGSFRCAYHKQLAEKQKQQTTSLSCRRLNLLRSAMKNSVVRIGGVEGDQIVRRALTTTLIRPSSHHLRRRETFQPRPTRLSLMSKAQDH from the coding sequence ATGTCAATGGCTTCTCCTTCTTCAAGAAACCAAACGTCGTCGCCGCGTTCGTACTCCTCGGCGTTCGCGTCCACGTCCACGTCGTCGACTAGTTTCTCTCCCGTCAGAGTGCAGGAACACCGTCCGTTGCCGTCGAAGAGTGAGAGGAACAAAGACGCGGTGTCGTCGTCGAGCGAGAAGAGGACGTGCATGTGTTCTCCAACGAATCATCCTGGCTCGTTCCGTTGCGCGTATCACAAACAGTTAGCGGAGAAGCAGAAGCAGCAAACGACGTCGTTGAGTTGTCGGAGGCTGAACCTTCTTAGATCGGCGATGAAGAACTCGGTGGTGAGAATCGGAGGAGTGGAAGGTGATCAGATTGTGAGGAGAGCGTTGACGACCACTCTCATTAGGCCCTCCTCTCATCACTTGCGTCGCCGCGAAACCTTTCAGCCCAGGCCCACTCGCCTCTCCCTCATGTCCAAAGCCCAAGATCACTGA
- the LOC114386754 gene encoding amino acid transporter AVT6E-like isoform X2 produces MGPNHGSGIPGAVFNLTTTVIGAGIMALPATMKVLGVVLGIVLIIIMGILSEISVELLVRFSVLCKASSYGEVVQHAMGRPARILSEICIIVNNAGVLVVYLIIIGDVMSGSVHHLGVFDQLMGNGVWDQRKLVIFVVMVVFLAPLCSLDKIDSLSLTSAASVALAILFVLVTFTVAFIKLVEGRIDAPRMAPDFSSKTAILDLLVVIPIMTNAYVCHFNLQPIYNELEQRSPQKMNRVGRYTTILCILVYSSTAISGYLLFGKDTESDVLTNFDKDLGIRFSSALNYIVRVGYILHLILVFPVIHFSLRQTVDALVFEGSPPLSESRKRSLGLTVVLLVLIYIGSTMIPSIWTAFKFTGATTAVSLGFIFPSLVALRLSHQGDLSYGERILSWLMLVLAVTVSIVGVVGNIYSLESKS; encoded by the coding sequence ATGGGGCCCAATCACGGTTCTGGGATACCTGGTGCTGTTTTCAATTTAACAACCACTGTTATTGGGGCAGGGATTATGGCCCTCCCTGCCACTATGAAAGTTCTAGGAGTGGTTTTGGGGATTGTTTTGATCATTATTATGGGAATTTTGTCTGAAATTAGCGTCGAATTGTTGGTGAGGTTTTCTGTTTTGTGTAAGGCATCCTCCTATGGGGAGGTTGTTCAACATGCTATGGGAAGGCCTGCCAGGATTTTGTCAGAAATTTGTATTATTGTCAACAATGCTGGTGTTTTGGTGGTTTACTTGATAATCATAGGGGATGTTATGTCTGGTTCCGTTCACCATTTGGGGGTTTTTGATCAGTTAATGGGGAACGGGGTGTGGGATCAGAGGAAGCTTGTCATTTTTGTTGTCATGGTGGTTTTCCTTGCCCCCCTTTGTTCACTTGACAAGATTGATTCGTTGAGCTTGACTTCGGCCGCCTCAGTGGCTCTTGCTATCTTGTTTGTCCTTGTCACTTTTACTGTTGCTTTCATCAAGCTCGTGGAAGGACGGATTGATGCTCCCAGGATGGCTCCTGATTTTAGCTCTAAAACTGCCATCTTGGATTTGCTTGTCGTGATTCCCATCATGACTAATGCATATGTTTGCCATTTTAATTTGCAGCCGATATATAACGAGCTTGAACAGCGGTCTCCTCAGAAGATGAACCGAGTTGGAAGGTACACCACAATTTTGTGCATCCTAGTTTATTCTTCCACTGCCATATCGGGTTACCTGCTCTTTGGGAAAGATACTGAGTCTGATGTGCTGACTAATTTTGATAAGGATCTTGGAATTCGGTTTAGCTCAGCCTTGAACTATATTGTCCGGGTTGGCTACATTCTTCATTTGATACTTGTTTTCCCTGTAATTCATTTCTCACTACGCCAAACAGTGGATGCACTAGTGTTTGAAGGATCACCACCTCTATCAGAAAGTAGGAAGAGATCTCTGGGGTTGACTGTGGTTCTGTTGGTCCTCATATATATTGGCTCTACCATGATTCCAAGCATATGGACAGCTTTTAAGTTCACCGGGGCAACCACGGCTGTTTCATTGGGTTTTATATTTCCTTCTCTTGTTGCATTGAGATTAAGTCATCAGGGGGATTTAAGCTATGGGGAAAGGATTTTATCTTGGTTGATGTTAGTATTAGCTGTGACTGTTAGCATAGTAGGAGTTGTTGGCAATATCTATAGCCTTGAGAGTAAGTCTTAG
- the LOC114388382 gene encoding splicing factor 3A subunit 2-like — MDREWGSKPGSGGAASAQNEAIDRRERLRRLALETIDLAKDPYFMRNHLGSYECKLCLTLHNNEGNYLAHTQGKRHQTNLAKRAAREAKDAPAQPQPHKRKVTLRKTVKIGRPGYRVTKQYDPETKQRSLLFQIEYPEIEDLMKPRHRFMSSYEQRVQPFDKRYQYLLFAAEPYEIVAFKVPSTEIDKSTPNFFSHWDPDSKMFTLQLYFKSKPPEANKPQPASTANGTAPSGVPPRPLPPPPQGPLPPPPPPPQGLPPGAPMANPPRAPPPPMPGSMPPPPMAATNGPRPAPSGGMPSIPPPPPVASGTSGFNMGARPPSMPPPQGFPSQPMQGHGVRLPPPPPNMGQ, encoded by the exons ATGGATCGAGAATGGGGATCGAAGCCAGGGAGCGGAGGTGCGGCGTCGGCGCAGAACGAAGCCATAGACCGGCGAGAGCGTCTCCGGCGACTGGCTCTGGAGACCATAGACTTGGCGAAGGATCCCTATTTCATGCGCAACCACCTCGGAAGCTACGAATGCAAACTCTGTCTCACTCTCCACAACAACGAGGGTAACTACTTGGCCCACACTCAGGGCAAGCGCCACCAAACCAACTTGGCCAAACGTGCCGCTCGCGAGGCCAAGGACGCCCCCGCCCAGCCCCAACCCCACAAGCGCAAAGTCACTCTTCGAAAAACAG TGAAGATTGGACGCCCTGGGTATCGTGTGACCAAGCAGTATGACCCGGAGACAAAACAAAGATCTCTCCTATTCCAG ATTGAATATCCGGAGATTGAAGACCTCATGAAGCCGAGGCACCGGTTTATGTCCTCCTATGAACAG AGGGTGCAACCCTTTGATAAAAGGTATCAGTACCTCTTGTTTGCTGCTGAACCATATGAAATCGTTGCTTTCAAG GTGCCCAGCACGGAGATTGACAAGTCCACTCCAAATTTCTTCTCGCACTGGGATCCTGACTCCAAGATGTTCACG CTACAATTgtattttaaatccaagccgcCAGAGGCGAACAAACCGCAGCCTGCCTCTACTGCCAATGGCACAGCACCATCTGGTGTACCACCAAGGCCTTTGCCCCCACCACCCCAAGGTCCActaccaccacctccacctccTCCACAAGGGCTACCTCCTGGTGCACCCATGGCAAATCCTCCTAGAGCTCCTCCACCTCCAATGCCGGGATCTATGCCACCTCCTCCTATGGCAGCAACTAACGGTCCTAGACCTGCACCTTCTGGTGGAATGCCATCTATTCCACCCCCACCCCCTGTTGCAAGTGGGACATCGGGTTTCAACATGGGTGCTAGACCTCCATCAATGCCACCTCCACAAGGTTTTCCTTCCCAACCCATGCAGGGCCATGGTGTCCGTCTTCCTCCTCCACCCCCAAACATGGGACAGTAG